The following proteins are encoded in a genomic region of Methanoculleus bourgensis MS2:
- a CDS encoding dTDP-glucose 4,6-dehydratase, whose product MKLLITGGAGFVGSHLCDTYTKRGDTVLCLDNFLNGNLTNIRHLLKYRNFKLINGDIKNFDLLEKLMRDVDAVIHLAAQIHVDRSIIEPKLTYETNVLGTQNVLEVARMYDVGKVLHASTSEVYGSAQYSPMDEAHPLNAPHPYGASKIAADRMCYAYINTYGMNIIVVRPFNIYGPHQKDSGYGGAISIFIRRVLNGNPPIIYGDGSQTRDYTYIYDIVRAYDLLLNYEGMLAEPINFGTGTEIKIVDLANTIIDLCGKEIEPVHVDPRPGEVQRLIADISKARKLGWKPEYSISRGLEELVDWYRNYRSEEWTKPR is encoded by the coding sequence ATGAAGTTACTGATCACCGGCGGCGCAGGTTTTGTCGGGTCGCATCTCTGCGATACGTACACAAAACGAGGGGATACCGTCCTGTGCCTGGACAATTTCCTGAACGGCAATCTGACCAACATCCGGCACTTACTCAAGTACCGGAACTTCAAACTGATTAACGGAGATATCAAGAATTTTGATCTCTTGGAGAAACTGATGCGGGATGTGGATGCCGTCATTCATCTGGCAGCGCAGATTCATGTCGACCGCTCCATCATTGAACCAAAACTAACCTACGAAACAAACGTGCTCGGGACGCAGAACGTGCTTGAGGTTGCCCGGATGTATGATGTAGGGAAGGTGCTCCATGCCTCCACAAGCGAAGTCTACGGCTCAGCCCAGTACTCCCCGATGGACGAAGCGCACCCACTAAACGCACCGCATCCCTATGGCGCAAGCAAAATCGCGGCAGACCGGATGTGCTACGCGTACATCAACACCTATGGGATGAACATCATCGTCGTCCGGCCGTTCAATATCTACGGTCCGCACCAGAAAGACTCCGGGTACGGAGGGGCCATCTCCATTTTCATCCGAAGAGTGCTCAACGGGAACCCACCGATTATCTACGGTGACGGTAGCCAGACCAGAGATTACACCTACATATACGACATTGTGCGGGCATACGACCTCCTCCTCAACTATGAGGGAATGTTGGCGGAGCCTATTAACTTCGGGACGGGCACTGAGATTAAGATCGTCGATCTCGCAAATACGATCATCGATCTCTGTGGGAAAGAGATCGAACCGGTCCATGTGGATCCGAGACCCGGAGAAGTGCAGCGGCTCATCGCCGACATCTCGAAGGCAAGGAAGCTAGGCTGGAAACCCGAGTACTCGATCAGCCGGGGCCTCGAAGAACTCGTCGACTGGTATAGGAACTACCGGTCTGAAGAATGGACAAAGCCACGCTAG
- a CDS encoding glycosyltransferase family 4 protein, translated as MRICYLATWTASTEKMAKYFAKRGNEVHFITFDAPIYDYDPEEVVVHDLHRSGGSPIHRKLLNSILYRTIRARQEINRIQPDIIHSHYVTEYGIIGLFLRRHPFVLSVWGSDILIDLKGRMGPLILQALRAADHVHCDGRNTYQAVIEQGIRPPKVSLIYFGVDTGIFRPDPPDEGRLGEEAGPVKRIISTRMHRPIFDVGTLIEAIPLVLKDYPDARFTIVGGGPLRETFMETAKKTGIDEVTDFPGIVPNSHLPHLLNAADIYVSTSLSDSGLAISTAEAMACGLPVIITDFGDNANWGEENKNGFVIPARSPQALAEKIVYLCKHPLEREQIGMNNWLKISEEYNYYREMKKIAVVYSYLMNGGGK; from the coding sequence ATGAGGATCTGCTATCTCGCTACGTGGACTGCAAGCACCGAGAAAATGGCAAAATATTTTGCGAAGAGAGGAAATGAGGTCCACTTTATAACATTCGACGCTCCGATATACGACTACGACCCCGAAGAGGTTGTGGTGCACGATCTACACAGGTCCGGAGGATCGCCGATACATCGTAAGCTGCTCAACTCGATCCTCTACCGGACAATCAGAGCCCGGCAAGAGATTAACAGGATTCAGCCAGACATCATCCATTCACATTACGTTACAGAGTACGGCATCATCGGTTTGTTCTTGAGGAGGCACCCATTCGTCCTGTCGGTATGGGGTTCGGATATCCTGATCGACCTCAAAGGTCGGATGGGCCCCCTTATCCTTCAAGCCCTCAGGGCCGCAGACCATGTCCACTGCGACGGGAGAAACACGTACCAAGCGGTGATCGAGCAGGGCATCCGTCCACCGAAGGTGTCACTCATCTACTTCGGGGTGGATACGGGAATATTCAGGCCAGACCCCCCCGATGAAGGACGGTTGGGGGAGGAGGCAGGCCCCGTAAAGCGGATCATCAGCACCAGGATGCACCGCCCAATTTTTGATGTCGGTACGCTTATTGAGGCCATTCCACTCGTTCTCAAGGATTACCCGGATGCACGGTTTACCATTGTGGGAGGTGGCCCCCTGAGGGAAACCTTCATGGAAACCGCAAAGAAGACAGGAATCGATGAGGTTACTGATTTCCCCGGTATTGTTCCCAACAGCCACCTGCCCCACCTGCTCAACGCTGCAGACATCTACGTCTCGACGTCGCTCTCTGACTCGGGCCTCGCCATCAGCACCGCAGAGGCAATGGCATGCGGCCTGCCTGTGATCATCACAGACTTCGGTGATAATGCGAACTGGGGAGAGGAGAATAAAAACGGATTTGTCATACCGGCTCGCTCCCCCCAGGCATTGGCGGAAAAGATCGTCTACCTCTGCAAGCATCCGCTGGAGCGAGAGCAGATCGGGATGAATAACTGGCTCAAGATATCGGAAGAGTACAACTACTACAGAGAAATGAAAAAAATCGCTGTTGTATACTCGTATTTGATGAATGGAGGGGGAAAATGA
- a CDS encoding PEGA domain-containing protein, which translates to MKLLLGAVLIVSLAHVAGAATMTVAASDSSAAARASADYLCDGVNDQQEIQAALNALPATGGEVVLTEGTFRCTGNLAPKAHSTLRGQGDSKTSLVFTNSARILVDKEYVTLEDFSVSGKDCTVNPWGGVITVRASHAAVRDITGTADDSIQGVFYVVSEVDSGYHQPITDLEFTRCKAIDPGTYGWLMSASEYKTIKDVVFTDCEAINCGRYSRNDNWITGFNFAELNNLENVEVIRCRAEGSWCSGFHFETMPSKVNVRLIDCVSNNNAQKQKITGVEPYFGAGYLVSKDISCINCTSEDNFIGFLCSSGGNTIERCSDRGSDFGFSIVSTSGLKITSTSLTGEARPVQIRSGTTNLLLDGLKITSGGSTGSNPGINVESSVARADSILVKDSSIQGYRCGVYNGAPAKVQVQNVAVSGASTPFVNCAILSSPTPTPTPTPTPTPTPTPTPTPTPTPTPTPTPTPTPTPTPTQPPISEPTASVRFTSFPSGAAIYLDGKYVGTTPATIPGITMGTHAVEMKKDGYQPWTWTLRVTEAWTAQTFSFNPILKHI; encoded by the coding sequence ATGAAACTATTACTGGGAGCTGTGCTCATCGTCAGCTTGGCCCACGTTGCCGGGGCGGCCACCATGACCGTGGCCGCAAGCGACAGCAGCGCCGCTGCCAGAGCATCGGCTGACTACCTCTGCGACGGGGTGAACGACCAGCAGGAGATTCAGGCGGCCCTCAACGCCCTTCCTGCCACCGGCGGGGAGGTTGTTTTGACCGAAGGAACCTTCCGGTGCACGGGGAACCTTGCACCCAAAGCTCATTCGACGCTGCGGGGGCAGGGCGACTCGAAGACATCGCTTGTCTTTACAAACAGTGCCCGTATCCTGGTCGACAAGGAGTATGTAACGCTGGAAGACTTTTCAGTCTCCGGTAAAGACTGCACTGTCAATCCCTGGGGTGGCGTTATCACCGTCAGGGCGAGCCATGCTGCAGTGCGCGATATCACTGGAACCGCTGACGATTCAATTCAGGGTGTGTTCTATGTGGTAAGCGAAGTCGACAGCGGCTATCACCAGCCGATTACTGATCTTGAGTTCACCAGATGCAAAGCGATCGATCCCGGCACATATGGGTGGCTCATGAGCGCCTCAGAATACAAGACGATCAAGGATGTTGTCTTCACTGATTGTGAGGCGATCAATTGTGGTCGGTATAGTCGGAATGACAACTGGATCACCGGGTTTAACTTTGCCGAACTCAATAATCTTGAGAACGTCGAGGTCATCCGATGCCGTGCAGAAGGCAGTTGGTGCTCAGGGTTCCACTTCGAGACCATGCCCAGTAAAGTCAACGTCCGGCTTATCGACTGCGTCAGCAACAACAACGCACAGAAGCAGAAGATCACCGGTGTTGAGCCGTACTTCGGGGCTGGTTACCTAGTAAGCAAGGACATCTCGTGCATTAACTGTACTTCTGAAGACAACTTCATCGGATTCCTCTGTTCTTCGGGTGGAAACACAATTGAGAGGTGTTCAGACAGAGGTTCTGACTTCGGTTTCAGCATTGTATCCACGTCAGGGCTGAAGATCACCTCGACTTCGCTCACTGGAGAGGCACGGCCGGTTCAGATCCGGAGCGGTACCACCAATCTTCTCCTGGACGGCCTGAAGATCACCTCGGGCGGCAGCACCGGGTCCAACCCCGGAATCAACGTCGAGTCGAGCGTTGCACGAGCGGACTCGATCTTGGTGAAGGACTCAAGCATCCAGGGATACCGCTGCGGCGTGTACAACGGTGCACCGGCTAAAGTGCAGGTCCAGAATGTCGCTGTCAGCGGGGCCTCGACCCCATTTGTCAACTGCGCGATTCTCTCCTCACCGACACCCACACCAACGCCAACGCCAACACCAACGCCAACGCCAACACCAACGCCAACACCAACGCCAACACCAACGCCAACACCAACACCAACGCCAACACCAACGCCAACACCGACACAGCCGCCCATATCCGAACCGACCGCATCAGTCCGGTTCACATCCTTCCCATCGGGGGCTGCAATCTACCTTGACGGCAAGTATGTGGGCACCACCCCCGCTACAATCCCGGGGATCACCATGGGCACACATGCCGTGGAGATGAAGAAGGACGGCTACCAGCCCTGGACCTGGACACTCAGGGTAACCGAGGCCTGGACGGCACAGACGTTCAGCTTCAACCCGATACTGAAGCACATCTAA
- a CDS encoding asparagine synthase (glutamine-hydrolysing), producing the protein MPGFCGICGNLSPHLDWPMSVGDELCPTVKREIRFKEHYVQQYVTQKFMNDKLFFDDAEVFICTDGTILNAKDLCSKFNTHEYGALIKAMYGKKGIGFVSALRGDYSGVIYDKSEDKVHVFTNHIGSKTLYYFQDVKNKIFIYGSGLQAVLNIMRECSYETKLSELSAYFLLTFGYMLRDNTLCSSVKKLLPGTILTFDTGNGLISTERYYELRNTPYIEGTKEDILKETDRRFEEAIKKNMIKTSSTVTAMLPHSAAVVIHE; encoded by the coding sequence ATGCCGGGATTCTGTGGGATTTGCGGGAATCTATCCCCTCACCTTGATTGGCCGATGTCCGTGGGAGATGAACTCTGTCCTACCGTAAAACGCGAAATACGGTTCAAAGAACATTACGTTCAGCAATATGTCACCCAGAAATTTATGAACGATAAATTGTTTTTTGACGACGCTGAGGTCTTCATCTGTACGGATGGAACGATATTAAACGCAAAAGATCTCTGCTCGAAATTCAATACCCACGAGTATGGTGCTCTAATAAAAGCAATGTACGGGAAGAAGGGCATCGGATTCGTCTCCGCACTGAGGGGTGACTACTCAGGCGTTATATACGATAAGTCTGAAGATAAAGTGCATGTTTTCACGAACCATATAGGCTCAAAAACGTTGTACTATTTTCAGGATGTGAAAAACAAGATCTTTATTTATGGATCAGGGTTGCAGGCTGTCTTAAATATAATGCGTGAGTGTAGCTACGAAACGAAACTCTCGGAGCTCAGCGCATACTTCCTTTTGACTTTCGGTTACATGCTGAGAGATAATACGCTCTGTAGTAGCGTCAAAAAGTTACTTCCCGGGACAATACTGACTTTCGACACGGGAAACGGGTTGATCTCAACCGAGAGATACTATGAGTTGAGGAATACCCCGTATATCGAGGGTACAAAGGAAGACATTCTCAAGGAGACGGATAGACGGTTTGAGGAGGCAATAAAAAAGAATATGATAAAGACATCGAGTACGGTTACCGCCATGTTGCCACACTCAGCGGCGGTCGTGATTCACGAATGA
- a CDS encoding flippase: MRNIYEPARHVNSIFTLNGCCVSQDGAFRMVGAGVPESRRFALDVSMLFIASIASMLVGFVIVVVMGRYLGPDDLGLYRMTSTVYGIIMLGASMGLPAAVTKYTAEQGADRGAMSRSVSAGILLSLAVGICLTLLMAVFPELVSSPFNMPGLAGLLRLLSPIYPFALVGGVLLGLFNGIRKMKYYALSVMIQSGTMVVVTLGLIVAGAGVAGAVIGIASSWVASSLYLLLMSRQFFSFTLECFVPAAKNLMRFGFQMLTAGAINDINNELDTLLIGFFLTSTDVGLYAVAIMVSRFFGLIPLSVQKITYAATSSHWQENNHAALHTMIDKSMKYCSMILILGGLCVAFFAHPIVCGLFGDEFQAAILPMQILLTGMVIRGGVETSVGGSIAAIGRPDLVMGVSAVMLVVNGSLNLILIPQYGILGAALATFVSLVGGSALYVRLLVKYLSFKVDYGWYGRIYGLAFMGVILYVAGARIADATLLGVFILLGFAIAIYGLLLSNEDKNILKDLIYSFVSGR; the protein is encoded by the coding sequence GTGAGAAATATATATGAACCCGCCCGCCATGTTAACTCGATCTTCACATTAAATGGCTGCTGTGTATCACAGGACGGTGCTTTCCGTATGGTAGGTGCAGGTGTACCGGAGTCCCGGAGGTTTGCTCTTGACGTAAGTATGCTCTTCATAGCATCTATCGCCAGCATGCTGGTGGGGTTCGTCATCGTCGTCGTCATGGGCAGGTACCTCGGGCCCGATGATCTCGGGCTGTACCGCATGACATCAACGGTCTACGGCATCATAATGCTCGGTGCGTCGATGGGCCTCCCGGCGGCGGTTACCAAGTATACTGCCGAGCAGGGGGCGGACAGGGGGGCAATGAGCCGATCGGTCTCTGCAGGCATCCTGCTCTCGCTTGCTGTCGGCATATGCCTCACGCTCCTGATGGCGGTCTTCCCCGAACTGGTGAGCAGCCCGTTTAATATGCCCGGACTTGCCGGTCTTCTCCGGCTCCTCTCACCAATCTATCCATTTGCACTGGTGGGGGGGGTTCTGCTCGGTCTCTTTAACGGCATACGGAAGATGAAGTACTACGCGCTGTCGGTGATGATCCAGAGCGGGACTATGGTCGTTGTAACCCTAGGGCTCATTGTGGCCGGGGCAGGTGTCGCCGGCGCCGTGATCGGCATCGCCTCATCATGGGTTGCAAGTTCCCTATATCTTCTCCTGATGAGCAGGCAGTTCTTTTCTTTTACTTTAGAGTGCTTTGTTCCCGCCGCAAAGAACCTTATGCGCTTCGGCTTTCAGATGCTCACGGCAGGGGCCATAAATGACATTAACAATGAACTGGATACGCTCCTCATCGGGTTCTTCCTGACGTCGACGGATGTCGGGCTGTATGCGGTCGCGATCATGGTCAGCAGGTTCTTTGGGCTGATACCTCTCTCTGTTCAGAAGATAACGTATGCGGCGACATCCTCGCACTGGCAGGAGAACAACCACGCCGCACTTCATACGATGATCGACAAGAGCATGAAGTACTGTTCGATGATTCTCATTCTCGGCGGCCTATGCGTCGCGTTCTTTGCACACCCAATTGTTTGCGGTCTCTTTGGTGACGAGTTCCAAGCCGCGATCCTTCCCATGCAGATCCTGCTCACCGGCATGGTGATACGGGGAGGAGTTGAGACCTCTGTCGGGGGGTCGATTGCGGCGATAGGCCGGCCCGACCTAGTCATGGGAGTGAGCGCAGTTATGCTGGTCGTCAACGGCAGCCTGAATCTGATACTCATCCCTCAATACGGCATTCTGGGTGCGGCCCTTGCGACCTTTGTCTCTCTTGTGGGGGGTTCGGCCCTCTACGTGAGGTTACTGGTCAAGTATCTCTCTTTTAAAGTGGACTACGGGTGGTACGGCAGGATCTACGGCCTCGCGTTTATGGGAGTTATCCTGTATGTTGCGGGCGCCAGAATTGCCGATGCGACTCTTCTTGGGGTTTTTATTCTGCTCGGGTTTGCCATAGCAATCTATGGTCTGCTGCTATCAAACGAGGATAAAAACATTCTTAAAGATCTAATCTATTCTTTCGTGTCTGGTAGGTAA
- a CDS encoding glycosyltransferase family 4 protein: MVRILSLEPVYSLDAANGRSIHVYELVQNLARQGHQVHIFSTLTEGNLSVPGTTCSRIPVRSTPLLYLYYLGMILYLSFAKRFDAVYTRNTPFGILGAFFFQTLLGTRLVCEVNGISEDEFDLVSDQNRETVSWKNLIPSIRDRMNCWLAKFSERYIVSKADAVIAVTEGIKVYLINRYDLPETRVTVVPNGVNIDIFTPMDQHEACRLLSIPDGNRYICFVGNFAPWQGVEYLIQATPEIISRFPRARILLVGDGAMRGAWTALADSLGVLKHIYFTGVVPYKDVVLYIGASDICVAPFISRRNERIGLSPLKIYEYLACERPVVASSISGISELLVCSRGGIAVTPENPHDLAEAILHLLQDDDLREEMGGSGCAYVTENHTWAKVAADVAGILAAGAGEAPSPPGVGDVLEGRHGNE, translated from the coding sequence ATGGTGAGAATACTATCATTAGAGCCGGTCTACTCCCTGGATGCCGCCAATGGCAGGTCTATTCACGTATATGAGCTGGTCCAGAATCTTGCCCGACAGGGGCATCAGGTGCATATCTTTTCCACATTGACAGAGGGTAACCTGTCTGTCCCGGGAACCACCTGTTCGCGTATACCGGTACGGAGCACTCCTCTCTTGTATCTGTATTATCTTGGGATGATTCTCTACCTCTCGTTTGCTAAACGGTTTGATGCCGTCTATACCAGGAACACGCCGTTTGGGATACTGGGAGCGTTCTTCTTCCAGACCCTCTTGGGGACTAGACTGGTCTGCGAGGTCAATGGAATATCTGAAGATGAATTTGACCTCGTAAGTGACCAAAATCGCGAAACCGTATCTTGGAAGAATTTAATACCTTCGATCCGGGATCGTATGAACTGCTGGCTTGCTAAATTCTCTGAACGCTACATCGTCAGCAAAGCCGACGCCGTTATTGCCGTCACCGAGGGGATTAAGGTCTACCTCATCAACCGGTATGATCTGCCCGAGACACGGGTAACGGTCGTACCAAACGGTGTCAACATCGATATCTTTACTCCCATGGACCAACATGAGGCTTGCCGTCTCCTCAGCATCCCGGACGGGAATCGATACATCTGTTTTGTCGGTAACTTTGCACCGTGGCAAGGTGTTGAATACCTCATCCAGGCCACACCCGAGATTATCTCTCGATTTCCCCGTGCCCGTATTCTTCTTGTGGGTGATGGCGCAATGAGAGGAGCATGGACGGCCCTAGCAGATTCGCTTGGTGTCCTCAAGCATATCTACTTTACTGGAGTAGTCCCCTACAAGGACGTTGTGCTTTACATCGGCGCCAGCGATATCTGTGTTGCCCCGTTCATCTCTCGGAGAAATGAGCGGATCGGTCTATCCCCTCTGAAGATCTACGAGTACCTTGCGTGCGAGAGGCCTGTCGTGGCGAGCAGCATTAGCGGAATATCTGAACTGCTGGTGTGTTCTCGGGGCGGCATTGCCGTGACGCCCGAGAATCCTCACGATCTGGCAGAAGCGATTCTCCACCTGCTTCAGGATGACGACCTCCGGGAGGAGATGGGGGGCAGTGGATGTGCATATGTTACGGAGAACCATACCTGGGCAAAGGTGGCTGCGGATGTAGCTGGCATCTTGGCGGCCGGGGCCGGAGAGGCCCCTTCTCCGCCTGGTGTGGGAGATGTGCTAGAGGGGAGGCATGGTAATGAATAA
- a CDS encoding glycosyltransferase family 4 protein yields MRSQRDLVLITGRWRKDSSLYPAEKLITILKAYADSITWIATKEGGLDYHDDCVHLIEVPDRLVEEPFYLNLFYHILHQLRVLSLLVRTRGDTVVFAFGSDLCLLPIIFGRLAGKEVILRSDGRPSKVYGMGKDQAAPIIERMFWLIERITYATASRLVPESPVMVSRYHLERYQHKIETGGLYVDTGLFISIKEVEKRRFRVGYVGRLSEEKGVLAFAESLSTILSDPGEEAMIIGYGHLAPVVARILSDGGIQHQVLCTGRIENRDLPRYLNEIQMVVLPSAFEGLPNVVLEAMACGCAVLATPVGGIPDLVHDGVTGFLLDDQSPEAIARGISRAYSHYDLAGITENARHLIEQQYTFPAAVERYGRVLGIPHPAK; encoded by the coding sequence ATGAGATCTCAACGAGATCTTGTACTGATAACTGGGCGATGGAGAAAGGACAGTTCCCTTTACCCGGCTGAGAAGTTAATCACGATCTTAAAGGCCTATGCCGACTCCATCACCTGGATCGCAACTAAAGAAGGCGGCCTCGATTATCACGATGACTGTGTACATCTCATAGAGGTCCCGGATCGGCTGGTAGAAGAGCCCTTTTATTTGAACCTCTTCTACCATATCCTGCACCAACTCCGGGTACTCTCACTGCTCGTCAGGACCAGAGGGGATACAGTGGTCTTTGCTTTTGGCTCAGACCTTTGTTTGCTTCCCATTATTTTCGGAAGGTTAGCAGGAAAAGAGGTCATCCTGAGATCCGACGGCCGACCCTCTAAGGTGTACGGGATGGGCAAGGACCAAGCGGCACCCATCATAGAACGAATGTTTTGGTTGATTGAGCGAATCACATATGCCACAGCAAGCAGGCTTGTCCCGGAGAGCCCGGTGATGGTGTCGCGCTACCATCTTGAGCGGTATCAGCATAAGATTGAGACAGGTGGCCTATACGTTGATACCGGCCTTTTTATAAGCATCAAGGAGGTAGAGAAAAGGAGGTTCCGGGTCGGGTATGTCGGACGCCTCTCTGAAGAGAAAGGGGTGCTCGCGTTTGCTGAATCCCTCTCTACCATCCTTTCCGACCCTGGTGAAGAGGCGATGATTATTGGTTACGGACACCTTGCACCTGTGGTTGCCCGGATACTATCGGATGGGGGGATCCAGCATCAGGTCCTCTGCACCGGGCGAATAGAGAACAGGGATCTCCCACGGTACCTCAACGAGATTCAGATGGTCGTGTTGCCCTCTGCATTTGAAGGTCTTCCAAACGTTGTGCTGGAGGCGATGGCCTGCGGTTGCGCTGTGCTTGCTACACCAGTTGGGGGCATACCCGACCTCGTCCATGACGGCGTTACGGGGTTCCTTCTCGACGATCAATCCCCTGAGGCAATTGCTAGGGGCATCTCCCGTGCCTATAGCCACTACGACCTCGCGGGAATCACGGAGAACGCACGTCACCTAATCGAGCAGCAGTATACATTTCCTGCCGCCGTCGAACGGTATGGGCGGGTCCTCGGGATCCCCCATCCTGCCAAATGA
- a CDS encoding glycosyltransferase, protein MNILHVIQYLNPKRGGEVAMCTSLAEQCLRRGHAITIATTDNGYDGPYFESLEEMGVTILPFRCRVNIKDFLISPQIGRWFDTAIRDFDVVHIHAFRSYQCVVAHQYAKKCGVPYVLQAHGSVLPFFQKHLLKKAYDFVWGRSVLRDASGLIAVNEMEVRQYLEMGANPEQITIIPNALDIEEYQTLPAHGMFRERFGIPENAKIILSLGRIHEIKGLDLLVEAFSDLAREVEDCLLILAGPDQGYQRLLQQQVKKADLVDRVLFTGPLYGVYKLEAYVDASVYVLPSIYEIFSLTTLEACLCETPVIVTDRCGLSPFLRRNGGCVVPYDRAALAAVLQREMNVTPERRDCTRRLKHEVEKHFSYNTVTDLFESLYARVCSTP, encoded by the coding sequence ATGAATATTCTCCATGTGATCCAGTATCTTAATCCGAAGCGGGGTGGTGAGGTAGCGATGTGTACGAGCCTGGCAGAGCAATGCCTTCGTCGGGGCCATGCGATAACAATAGCGACAACAGACAATGGATACGATGGGCCTTACTTCGAATCGCTTGAAGAAATGGGCGTAACGATACTACCATTCCGCTGCAGAGTTAACATAAAAGATTTTCTGATATCTCCGCAAATAGGGCGATGGTTCGACACTGCTATTCGTGATTTCGATGTCGTTCACATTCATGCGTTTCGTTCCTACCAGTGCGTTGTGGCGCACCAGTATGCCAAGAAATGCGGGGTTCCGTACGTGCTACAGGCACACGGCTCTGTTCTGCCCTTCTTCCAAAAACATCTATTGAAGAAGGCATACGACTTCGTCTGGGGGCGCTCGGTTCTGAGAGACGCCTCTGGTCTGATTGCAGTCAACGAGATGGAAGTGCGGCAGTATCTTGAGATGGGGGCTAACCCGGAACAGATAACTATTATTCCGAACGCTCTGGATATCGAAGAGTACCAGACACTACCGGCACATGGAATGTTCAGGGAAAGATTTGGGATCCCCGAAAATGCGAAGATAATTCTATCCTTGGGCAGAATACATGAGATCAAGGGGCTGGACCTTCTGGTTGAAGCATTTTCCGATCTAGCCAGAGAAGTAGAAGACTGCCTCCTGATTTTGGCCGGGCCAGATCAAGGATACCAGCGGTTGTTGCAACAGCAGGTGAAGAAGGCAGATCTCGTCGATAGGGTCTTGTTCACTGGGCCACTCTATGGAGTATACAAACTGGAAGCATATGTCGATGCCAGTGTCTATGTTCTCCCATCTATCTACGAGATATTTTCTCTCACCACACTGGAGGCCTGTCTCTGTGAAACACCCGTTATCGTCACAGACCGTTGCGGTCTTTCGCCTTTCTTAAGACGGAATGGTGGTTGCGTGGTGCCGTACGACAGAGCTGCTCTTGCAGCTGTGTTACAGAGGGAGATGAATGTGACGCCTGAAAGGAGGGACTGTACAAGGAGGCTGAAACATGAGGTGGAGAAGCACTTTTCGTACAACACTGTGACCGATCTCTTCGAAAGTCTCTATGCTCGCGTATGTAGTACCCCCTGA
- a CDS encoding IS630 family transposase (programmed frameshift) — MGKSKYAVHLTDDQRSFLEGLTHRGKSAASSIRHAYILLHADKPDPEVAAIVRCHPQSVFNIRKTFVTRGLDAALHRKIRDAPPRPRKLDGEGEARLLQIACSEPPEGYGRWTLQLLADRLVELQIVESISIKTVERTLKKNALQPHTKKQWVIPPQENGNFVAAMEDVLEVSQRPFDPTRPVICMDEQPIHLHDEVREPIPAHPGRPEKYDSEYKRNGVVNGFMFTEPLGQWRRVTVTETRTKKDWAYQVQHLPEVDYPDAEKVLLVCDNLNTHVPGAFYETFPPTIAHALLSRLEFHPTPKHGSWLNIAEIELSALTRQCLKRRISTIEALRAETSAWNRKRNQAQKGVDWQFTTEDARVRLKRLYPVILEN; from the exons ATGGGGAAGAGCAAGTACGCCGTTCACCTTACCGACGACCAGCGATCGTTCCTTGAAGGGCTCACCCACCGTGGGAAGTCCGCTGCCTCCTCAATCCGGCACGCCTATATCCTGCTTCATGCCGATAAACCTGATCCCGAAGTTGCCGCGATCGTCCGGTGTCATCCGCAGTCTGTTTTCAATATTCGGAAAACATTCGTTACCCGGGGTCTCGATGCGGCGTTGCACCGGAAGATCCGTGATGCACCTCCTCGACCGCGAAAATTGGATGGCGAGGGAGAAGCCCGCCTTCTCCAGATCGCCTGCAGCGAACCGCCGGAAGGGTATGGCCGGTGGACGCTGCAGTTACTCGCCGATCGTCTCGTGGAACTGCAGATCGTCGAGAGCATCTCGATCAAGACCGTCGAGCGGACGCTAAA AAAAAACGCGCTCCAGCCGCACACCAAAAAGCAGTGGGTCATCCCGCCCCAAGAAAACGGGAACTTTGTCGCCGCGATGGAGGATGTGCTGGAGGTCTCCCAACGTCCGTTTGATCCGACACGCCCGGTCATCTGCATGGACGAACAACCGATACATCTGCATGACGAAGTGCGCGAGCCAATTCCAGCACACCCTGGCCGCCCAGAAAAATACGATTCCGAATACAAACGAAACGGGGTTGTCAACGGGTTCATGTTCACCGAGCCGCTGGGGCAGTGGCGGCGGGTCACCGTCACCGAAACCCGAACCAAGAAGGATTGGGCGTATCAGGTGCAACACCTTCCTGAGGTGGACTATCCCGATGCAGAGAAAGTACTCCTTGTCTGCGACAATCTCAATACGCATGTACCAGGAGCATTCTACGAGACATTCCCTCCCACAATAGCGCACGCCCTGCTAAGCCGGCTGGAGTTCCATCCCACCCCAAAACACGGGAGCTGGCTAAATATTGCCGAGATTGAACTCAGCGCCCTGACCCGCCAATGCCTGAAGCGGAGAATCTCAACCATCGAAGCGCTCAGGGCGGAAACAAGCGCCTGGAACCGGAAACGCAACCAAGCACAGAAGGGCGTTGACTGGCAGTTCACCACGGAGGATGCGAGGGTAAGACTCAAGCGCCTCTACCCAGTGATCTTAGAAAATTAG